The Sphaerospermopsis torques-reginae ITEP-024 genome has a window encoding:
- a CDS encoding alpha/beta hydrolase, giving the protein MTIEVIGDWELSPVTFTDYQLPIVNYQLSIVNYQLSIVNYQLSIITDYD; this is encoded by the coding sequence TTGACAATTGAGGTGATTGGTGATTGGGAACTGTCACCTGTCACCTTTACCGATTATCAATTACCCATTGTCAATTATCAATTATCCATTGTCAATTATCAATTATCCATTGTCAATTATCAATTATCAATTATTACTGACTATGACTGA
- a CDS encoding DNA-directed RNA polymerase subunit beta': MTEKMIFRNLVVNKGQLRNLIAWSFTHYGTARTAVMADKLKDLGFKYATRAGVSISVDDLMVPPSKKSLLEAAEAEILSTEERFKRGEITEVERFQKVIDTWNGTSESLKDEVVTYFKKTNPLNSVYMMAFSGARGNISQVRQLVGMRGLMADPQGEIIDLPIKTNFREGLTVTEYIISSYGARKGLVDTALRTADSGYLTRRLVDVSQDVIIREFDCGTTRGIPLRDMTEGAKVLIPIGTRLMGRVVAQDVVHPTTGEMLAPRNTPISDDLAAEIQKAGVKEVMVRSPLTCEAARSVCQHCYGWSLAHAKMVDLGEAVGIIAAQSIGEPGTQLTMRTFHTGGVFTGEVAQQVRAKVEGTVKFSRKLKTRPYRTRHGEDALYAETNGTMVLEAKGDGESQEISITQGSTLYINPGQQVKVAQLIAEVALGGRTARANTEKAVKDVATDLAGEVQFADVVAEQKTDRQGNTTTTAARGGLIWILSGEVYNLPPGAELVVKNGDAIASGTAEPNASTGVLAETKLTTVHGGVVRLPEAIPGKATREIEIITASVVLDQATVTVHSSQGKNNYLIHTGEGNREQGTGNSGELPSGKSQTFNLRATPGTKVQNGQVVAELIDDRYRTTTGGFLKFAGIEVQKKGKAKLGYEVVTGGTLLWIPEESHEVNKDISLLLVEDGQFVEAGTEVVKDIFCQTSGVIEVTQKNDILREVVIKPGELLMVDDPEAVIGRDNTFLQPGEEFMGTVATELRYIQYVESPEGPALLSRPVVEFDVPAHPDVPSTTSVSQQTGRSIQLRAVQRLPYKDGERVKSVEGVELLRTQLVLEIEQEGEQDHASPLAADIELVADSENAEIQRLQLVILESLVIRRDIAADATQGSTHTTLEVEDGMTIAPGAVVARTQILCKEGGTVRGVRRDTEAVRRCLVLRETDMITVETTTAPKVKKGDLLVEGTEIAPGVTAPESGQVVSVKAGDSKGDRLQVLRHGDSKGESSSPASPASPASYSVTIRVGRPYRVSPGAVLQIEDGGLVQRGDNLVLLVFERAKTGDIIQGLPRIEELLEARKPKEACILCRRPGEVKVVYGDGDEALGREAYAIKVLEAGGGVTDYPLGPGQNLIVPDGAHVEAGQPLTDGPSNPHEILEIFFSLGSEDGIYACASHALQKVQSFLVNEVQMVYQSQGIDIADKHIEVIVRQMTNKVRIDDGGDTTMLPGELVELRQVEQVNEAMSITGGARAEYTPVLLGITKASLNTDSFISAASFQETTRVLTEAAIEGKSDWLRGLKENVIIGRLIPAGTGYNTYEEPSTIEDYGTDLGNGVLDDVDDSLDMVLDDRTAKLYSLDSPGLGDGSYGGRRGSILDDDEDLIADEVIAGVEEEEEDEYEEEDDDYDEE; the protein is encoded by the coding sequence ATGACTGAAAAAATGATTTTCCGTAACCTTGTCGTTAACAAGGGTCAACTGAGAAACTTAATTGCGTGGTCATTTACCCATTACGGGACAGCGCGGACTGCTGTAATGGCAGATAAACTCAAAGACCTGGGTTTTAAATATGCCACTAGAGCCGGAGTATCCATTAGCGTTGATGACTTGATGGTTCCCCCTTCTAAAAAATCCCTCCTGGAAGCAGCAGAAGCGGAAATTCTCAGCACAGAGGAACGGTTTAAACGAGGGGAAATTACGGAAGTTGAACGTTTCCAAAAGGTAATTGATACCTGGAATGGAACTTCTGAAAGTTTGAAGGATGAGGTAGTGACATACTTCAAAAAAACCAATCCCCTTAACTCGGTATATATGATGGCTTTTTCGGGAGCGCGGGGGAATATTTCTCAGGTGCGGCAGTTGGTGGGGATGCGGGGTTTGATGGCTGATCCCCAAGGGGAAATTATTGATTTACCCATTAAAACCAATTTCCGGGAAGGATTAACTGTTACAGAATATATTATTTCTAGTTACGGGGCGAGAAAGGGATTAGTTGATACGGCATTAAGAACTGCGGACTCTGGATATCTCACCCGGCGGTTGGTGGATGTTTCTCAGGATGTGATTATTCGAGAGTTTGACTGTGGCACTACCAGGGGTATTCCTTTGCGGGATATGACGGAAGGGGCTAAGGTGTTGATTCCCATTGGCACAAGATTAATGGGGCGGGTAGTGGCGCAGGATGTGGTGCATCCGACTACAGGGGAAATGCTCGCACCCCGGAATACTCCGATTTCTGATGACTTGGCAGCGGAGATTCAAAAAGCCGGGGTGAAGGAAGTTATGGTGCGATCGCCTCTCACTTGTGAAGCTGCTCGTTCTGTGTGTCAACATTGTTATGGTTGGAGTTTGGCACACGCCAAGATGGTAGACTTGGGGGAAGCGGTGGGTATTATCGCTGCTCAAAGTATTGGTGAACCAGGTACTCAGTTAACCATGCGGACTTTCCACACTGGGGGGGTATTTACTGGGGAAGTTGCCCAACAGGTGCGGGCGAAGGTTGAAGGTACGGTGAAGTTTTCCCGCAAGTTAAAAACCCGTCCCTATCGGACTCGTCATGGGGAAGACGCGCTTTATGCGGAAACCAATGGCACTATGGTTTTAGAAGCTAAGGGTGATGGGGAAAGTCAAGAAATTTCTATTACTCAAGGTTCGACTTTATATATTAATCCTGGACAACAGGTAAAGGTTGCCCAATTAATTGCTGAGGTGGCTTTGGGCGGTAGGACTGCTAGGGCAAATACGGAAAAAGCTGTTAAAGATGTGGCGACTGATTTGGCGGGTGAGGTGCAGTTTGCGGATGTGGTAGCAGAACAAAAAACCGATCGTCAAGGCAATACTACTACTACTGCGGCTAGAGGTGGTTTGATTTGGATTTTGTCTGGGGAAGTGTATAATTTACCTCCTGGTGCAGAATTGGTGGTGAAAAATGGAGATGCGATCGCCTCCGGCACGGCAGAGCCGAACGCTTCTACTGGAGTTTTAGCAGAAACTAAGTTAACTACTGTACATGGTGGGGTAGTGCGGTTGCCAGAAGCCATACCAGGGAAGGCGACGCGGGAAATTGAAATTATTACCGCTTCTGTGGTATTGGATCAAGCAACGGTAACGGTTCACAGTTCCCAAGGCAAGAATAATTACCTTATCCATACCGGGGAAGGGAACAGGGAACAGGGAACAGGGAACAGTGGAGAGTTACCCAGTGGCAAGTCTCAGACTTTTAACCTCCGTGCCACTCCCGGAACAAAGGTACAAAATGGTCAGGTGGTGGCAGAATTAATTGATGACCGTTATCGGACTACTACTGGTGGGTTTTTGAAGTTTGCGGGCATTGAAGTTCAGAAGAAGGGTAAGGCCAAGTTAGGTTATGAAGTGGTGACAGGGGGAACGCTGTTATGGATACCAGAAGAAAGCCATGAGGTAAACAAGGATATTTCTTTGTTGTTGGTGGAGGATGGGCAGTTTGTGGAAGCTGGAACAGAAGTGGTGAAAGACATTTTTTGTCAAACCAGCGGCGTGATAGAAGTTACTCAGAAAAACGACATTCTGCGGGAAGTGGTGATTAAACCTGGTGAACTGTTGATGGTGGATGATCCAGAAGCGGTGATTGGTAGGGATAATACCTTTTTGCAGCCGGGTGAGGAGTTTATGGGAACAGTGGCCACAGAACTGAGATATATTCAGTATGTGGAATCGCCTGAAGGACCAGCGTTGTTGAGTCGTCCGGTGGTAGAGTTTGATGTTCCGGCTCATCCTGATGTACCTTCTACAACATCTGTAAGTCAACAAACAGGTAGATCCATTCAACTGCGGGCGGTACAGCGTTTACCTTATAAAGATGGGGAACGGGTGAAGTCTGTGGAAGGGGTGGAACTGTTGCGGACTCAGTTGGTATTGGAAATTGAACAAGAGGGAGAACAGGATCATGCTTCGCCTTTGGCGGCGGACATTGAATTGGTAGCAGATAGTGAAAATGCTGAGATTCAAAGATTGCAGTTGGTAATTTTGGAATCTTTGGTGATTCGGCGAGATATTGCGGCTGATGCTACCCAAGGTAGTACCCACACCACTTTAGAAGTGGAAGATGGTATGACCATTGCACCGGGGGCGGTGGTAGCACGAACACAGATTTTGTGTAAAGAAGGGGGAACTGTTCGCGGTGTCAGGAGAGATACAGAAGCAGTGCGTCGTTGTTTAGTGCTGCGAGAAACTGACATGATCACGGTGGAAACTACGACAGCGCCAAAGGTGAAAAAAGGCGATTTGTTAGTAGAGGGTACGGAAATTGCTCCTGGAGTGACAGCACCAGAGTCGGGTCAGGTAGTTTCAGTCAAAGCAGGTGACAGTAAAGGTGACAGGTTACAGGTGCTACGCCACGGTGACAGTAAAGGAGAAAGTTCCTCCCCTGCCTCCCCTGCCTCCCCTGCCTCGTACTCCGTCACCATCCGCGTTGGTCGTCCTTACCGAGTCAGTCCTGGGGCGGTGTTGCAAATTGAAGATGGGGGACTGGTGCAACGGGGTGATAATTTGGTGTTGTTGGTGTTTGAGAGGGCGAAAACCGGGGATATTATCCAAGGTTTGCCAAGAATTGAAGAATTGTTAGAAGCTCGTAAACCCAAGGAAGCTTGTATTTTGTGCCGTCGTCCTGGTGAAGTGAAGGTGGTTTATGGGGATGGGGATGAAGCTTTAGGAAGGGAAGCTTATGCTATTAAAGTTTTGGAAGCGGGTGGTGGAGTTACTGACTATCCCCTCGGACCGGGGCAAAACTTGATTGTTCCTGATGGCGCTCATGTAGAAGCTGGTCAACCATTGACTGATGGACCTTCTAATCCCCATGAGATTTTAGAAATTTTCTTTAGTTTGGGTTCAGAAGATGGAATTTATGCCTGTGCTAGTCATGCTTTGCAAAAAGTACAAAGCTTTTTGGTGAATGAGGTACAAATGGTGTACCAGTCCCAGGGCATTGATATTGCGGACAAACACATTGAAGTAATTGTCCGGCAAATGACTAACAAAGTCCGCATTGATGATGGTGGAGACACCACCATGTTGCCGGGTGAGTTGGTGGAATTGCGGCAGGTGGAGCAGGTGAATGAGGCAATGTCCATTACTGGTGGGGCGAGGGCGGAGTATACCCCGGTGTTGTTGGGGATTACGAAAGCTTCGCTGAATACTGATAGCTTTATTTCGGCGGCTTCGTTCCAAGAAACTACCAGGGTGTTAACAGAAGCAGCGATTGAGGGTAAGTCTGACTGGTTGCGGGGTTTGAAGGAAAATGTGATTATTGGGCGGTTGATTCCTGCTGGTACTGGTTACAACACCTATGAAGAACCCAGCACCATAGAAGATTATGGTACTGATTTGGGTAATGGGGTTTTGGATGATGTGGATGATTCACTGGATATGGTTTTGGATGACCGCACTGCCAAGTTATATAGCTTAGATTCTCCTGGTTTGGGTGATGGTAGTTATGGTGGTAGACGCGGTTCGATTTTAGATGATGACGAAGATTTGATTGCTGATGAAGTGATTGCTGGTGTTGAAGAAGAAGAGGAGGATGAATACGAGGAAGAAGACGATGATTATGATGAAGAATAA
- a CDS encoding DNA-directed RNA polymerase subunit gamma, giving the protein MRSIQSNQFDYVKIGIASPERIRIWGERTLPNGQVVGEVTKPETINYRTLKPEMDGLFCERIFGPAKDWECHCGKYKRVRHRGIVCERCGVEVTESRVRRHRMGFIKLAAPVAHVWYLKGIPSYIAILLDMPLRDVEQIVYFNSYVVLAPGNADTLTYKQLLTEDQWLEIEDAIYSEDSQLVGVEVGIGAEALLRLLADINLEQEAEKLREEIEGAKGQKRAKLIKRLRVIDNFIATGSKPEWMVMSAIPVIPPDLRPMVQLDGGRFATSDLNDLYRRVINRNNRLARLQEILAPEIIVRNEKRMLQEAVDALIDNGRRGRTVVGANNRPLKSLSDIIEGKQGRFRQNLLGKRVDYSGRSVIVVGPKLQIHQCGLPREMAIELFQPFVINRLIRSGMVNNIKAAKKLISRNDPSVWDVLEEVIEGHPVMLNRAPTLHRLGIQAFEPILVEGRAIQLHPLVCPAFNADFDGDQMAVHVPLSLESQAEARLLMLASNNILSPATGKPIVTPSQDMVLGAYYLTAENPGATKGKDNFFASLDDVIMAYQQDQVDLHSYIYVRFDGEMQTGQPDNEPLEVTTHEDGSRTVLYKFRRVREDAQGNLISQYIYTTPGRVIYNKAIQEALDN; this is encoded by the coding sequence ATGAGATCAATTCAATCTAATCAATTTGACTACGTAAAAATCGGCATAGCTTCACCAGAACGTATCCGTATTTGGGGTGAGAGGACTTTACCTAATGGTCAGGTGGTGGGTGAGGTGACAAAACCGGAAACTATCAATTACCGGACTTTGAAACCGGAAATGGATGGTTTATTTTGTGAACGGATTTTTGGACCGGCGAAGGATTGGGAATGTCATTGTGGTAAGTATAAAAGAGTGCGTCACAGAGGAATTGTTTGTGAACGCTGTGGAGTGGAGGTAACAGAGTCACGGGTGCGGCGGCACAGAATGGGTTTTATTAAACTGGCTGCTCCTGTTGCCCATGTGTGGTATTTGAAGGGGATTCCTAGTTATATTGCGATTTTGCTGGATATGCCCCTGCGGGATGTGGAGCAAATTGTTTATTTCAATTCTTATGTGGTGTTAGCTCCGGGTAATGCGGATACTCTCACTTATAAACAATTGTTGACTGAAGACCAGTGGCTGGAAATTGAGGATGCGATTTATAGTGAAGATTCCCAACTGGTGGGGGTTGAGGTAGGTATTGGAGCGGAGGCGCTGCTGCGATTGTTGGCTGATATTAATTTGGAGCAGGAAGCGGAAAAACTGCGAGAAGAAATTGAGGGAGCGAAGGGGCAGAAACGAGCGAAGTTAATTAAACGGTTGCGGGTAATTGATAATTTTATTGCTACAGGTTCTAAACCAGAATGGATGGTGATGTCAGCGATTCCCGTGATTCCGCCGGATTTGCGCCCAATGGTGCAGTTGGATGGGGGTAGATTTGCTACCAGTGATTTAAATGATTTATACCGGCGGGTGATTAATCGGAATAATCGCTTGGCCAGGTTACAGGAAATTCTTGCACCGGAGATTATTGTCCGTAACGAGAAACGGATGTTGCAGGAAGCGGTGGATGCGTTGATTGATAATGGTCGCCGGGGACGGACTGTAGTGGGGGCAAATAACCGTCCGCTGAAGTCCCTTTCAGACATTATTGAAGGTAAACAGGGACGTTTCCGGCAAAACTTGTTGGGTAAACGGGTGGACTATTCGGGGCGATCGGTAATTGTGGTGGGTCCCAAGTTGCAAATTCACCAGTGTGGACTACCCAGGGAGATGGCCATTGAATTGTTCCAGCCGTTTGTGATTAATCGGTTAATTCGTTCGGGAATGGTGAACAACATCAAGGCGGCGAAAAAGCTGATTTCTCGTAATGACCCCAGTGTGTGGGATGTGTTGGAAGAGGTGATTGAGGGGCATCCGGTAATGTTAAACCGAGCGCCCACACTGCATAGGTTAGGGATTCAAGCTTTTGAACCAATTTTAGTAGAAGGTAGAGCCATTCAACTGCATCCCTTGGTATGTCCGGCTTTTAACGCAGACTTTGACGGCGACCAAATGGCGGTTCACGTGCCTTTGTCCTTGGAAAGTCAAGCAGAAGCACGGTTATTAATGTTGGCTTCTAATAACATTCTTTCCCCTGCAACTGGTAAACCTATTGTTACCCCTAGCCAAGATATGGTGTTAGGAGCATATTATCTGACAGCAGAAAATCCCGGTGCTACCAAAGGTAAAGATAATTTCTTTGCGTCTCTGGATGATGTGATTATGGCATATCAGCAGGATCAGGTAGACTTGCATTCTTATATTTACGTGCGGTTTGATGGAGAAATGCAAACTGGACAACCTGACAATGAACCGTTAGAGGTAACGACACATGAAGATGGTAGTCGGACTGTATTGTATAAGTTCCGTCGTGTCCGTGAAGATGCCCAAGGAAATTTGATTTCTCAGTATATCTATACCACCCCAGGCAGGGTGATTTATAACAAAGCGATTCAGGAAGCGTTAGACAATTGA
- a CDS encoding TatD family hydrolase, which yields MQLIDTHVHLNFDLFQPDLAAVRSRWQQAGVVRLVHSCVHPEEFASIQALAQEFPEISFAVGLHPLDAHKWQEETAEKIKTLASSDPKVVAIGEMGLDFYKANNQEQQYKVFEAQLAIAAELNLPVIIHCRDAAPQVREILQKWREKQGEKVRGVMHCWGGTPEETQWFLDLGFYISFSGTVTFKSAKTIQASAAMVSSDRLLIETDCPFLAPTPKRGEKRNEPAYVGYVAEQIAKIRGETVEAIAHQTTTNACRLFGLSLTHN from the coding sequence ATGCAATTAATAGACACCCACGTACATTTGAACTTTGACCTTTTTCAACCAGATTTAGCAGCAGTGCGATCGCGTTGGCAACAAGCCGGAGTAGTGCGTTTAGTCCATTCCTGTGTTCACCCAGAAGAGTTTGCCAGCATTCAAGCATTGGCACAGGAATTTCCCGAAATCAGCTTTGCAGTAGGTTTACATCCTTTAGATGCACATAAATGGCAGGAGGAGACAGCAGAGAAAATCAAAACTCTAGCCAGTTCTGATCCTAAAGTAGTGGCGATTGGGGAAATGGGGCTGGATTTTTATAAGGCCAATAACCAGGAACAACAGTACAAGGTATTTGAGGCACAGTTAGCGATCGCCGCCGAACTGAACCTACCAGTGATCATCCATTGTCGGGATGCCGCACCCCAGGTCAGAGAAATATTGCAAAAATGGCGGGAAAAACAAGGAGAAAAAGTACGGGGAGTAATGCACTGTTGGGGAGGAACACCAGAAGAAACTCAATGGTTTCTGGACTTAGGCTTTTACATCAGTTTCAGTGGCACTGTCACCTTTAAAAGCGCGAAAACCATCCAAGCATCAGCGGCCATGGTGAGTAGCGATCGCCTACTCATAGAAACAGACTGTCCATTTCTAGCACCCACACCCAAAAGAGGCGAAAAACGCAACGAACCTGCTTATGTAGGTTATGTAGCCGAACAAATAGCCAAAATTAGGGGAGAAACAGTAGAGGCGATCGCCCATCAAACCACTACAAATGCTTGTAGGTTATTCGGACTTTCATTAACACACAATTAG
- the rpoB gene encoding DNA-directed RNA polymerase subunit beta → MTNETYMEPAFLLPDLIEIQRSSFRWFLEEGLIEELNSFSPITDYTGKLELHFIGQNYKLKEPKYSVEESKRRDSTYAVQMYVPTRLLNKETGDIKEQEVFIGDLPLMTDRGTFIINGAERVIVNQIVRSPGVYYKSEIDKNGRRTYSASLIPNRGAWLKFETDRNDLVWVRIDKTRKLSAQVLLKALGLSDNEIFDALRHPEYFQKTIEKEGQFSEEEALMELYRKLRPGEPPTVLGGQQLLDSRFFDPKRYDLGRVGRYKLNKKLRLSVPDTLRVLTPGDILAAVDYLINLEYDIGSIDDIDHLGNRRVRSVGELLQNQVRVGLNRLERIIRERMTVSDAEVLTPASLVNPKPLVAAIKEFFGSSQLSQFMDQTNPLAELTHKRRLSALGPGGLTRERAGFAVRDIHPSHYGRICPIETPEGPNAGLIGSLATHARVNQYGFLETPFRPVENGRVCYEKAAVYMTADEEDDLRVAPGDIPVDENGHIIGPQVPVRYRQEFSTTTPEQVDYVAVSPVQIVSVATSMIPFLEHDDANRALMGSNMQRQAVPLLKPERPLVGTGLEAQAARDSGMVIVSRTDGDVVYADANEIRVRVRERTGDRSQVLRHGDSEETSSLPVSKPQEIKYVLSKYQRSNQDTCLNQKPLVRIGEKVVAGQVLADGSSTEGGELALGQNIIVAYMPWEGYNYEDAILISERLVQDDVYTSIHIEKYEIEARQTKLGPEEITREIPNVGEDALRQLDEQGIIRIGAWVESGDILVGKVTPKGESDQPPEEKLLRAIFGEKARDVRDNSLRVPNGEKGRVVDVRLFTREQGDELPPGANMVVRVYVAQKRKIQVGDKMAGRHGNKGIISRILPAEDMPYLPDGSPVDIVLNPLGVPSRMNVGQVFECLLGWAGQNLGVRFKITPFDEMYGEESSRRIVHGKLQEARDETGKNWVYNPDDPGKIMVYDGRTGEPFDRPVTVGVAYMLKLVHLVDDKIHARSTGPYSLVTQQPLGGKAQQGGQRFGEMEVWALEAFGAAYTLQELLTVKSDDMQGRNEALNAIVKGKAIPRPGTPESFKVLMRELQSLGLDIAVHKVETQADGSSLDVEVDLMADQGSRRTPPRPTYESLSRESLEEDE, encoded by the coding sequence ATGACAAACGAAACATACATGGAACCAGCCTTTCTGTTGCCAGACTTGATTGAAATCCAGCGTTCAAGCTTTCGCTGGTTTTTAGAAGAAGGGCTAATAGAAGAGTTGAACTCCTTTAGTCCGATTACAGACTACACAGGAAAACTAGAACTGCACTTTATCGGACAGAACTATAAACTCAAAGAGCCTAAGTATAGCGTTGAAGAATCCAAACGGCGGGACAGCACCTACGCAGTACAGATGTATGTGCCTACCAGACTGTTAAACAAAGAAACAGGCGATATTAAAGAACAAGAAGTATTTATAGGTGATTTGCCCTTAATGACAGATCGGGGAACGTTTATTATTAACGGAGCCGAGCGAGTCATAGTTAACCAAATCGTGCGATCGCCAGGAGTTTATTACAAATCAGAAATCGACAAAAACGGGAGAAGGACTTATTCTGCCAGTTTAATCCCCAACCGGGGGGCATGGCTGAAATTTGAAACAGACCGTAACGATTTAGTGTGGGTACGCATCGACAAAACCCGCAAACTATCGGCACAGGTACTGCTCAAAGCATTAGGATTATCAGACAACGAAATCTTTGATGCCCTACGCCACCCAGAATACTTCCAAAAAACCATAGAAAAAGAAGGGCAGTTTTCCGAAGAAGAAGCCCTGATGGAGTTGTACCGCAAACTGCGTCCCGGTGAACCACCCACAGTCTTAGGAGGACAACAACTCTTAGACTCCCGCTTCTTCGACCCCAAACGCTACGACTTAGGGCGAGTAGGTAGATATAAACTCAACAAAAAACTGCGCCTTTCCGTCCCCGACACCTTGCGCGTACTTACCCCTGGGGATATCCTAGCCGCCGTCGATTACCTGATCAACCTAGAATATGATATCGGTAGCATTGACGACATTGATCACCTCGGAAATCGCCGAGTTAGAAGCGTAGGCGAACTCCTGCAAAACCAAGTCAGAGTAGGGTTGAACCGTTTAGAGCGCATCATTCGGGAACGGATGACAGTATCCGATGCCGAAGTTTTAACACCAGCATCCCTAGTTAACCCCAAACCCTTAGTAGCGGCAATCAAAGAATTTTTTGGTTCTAGCCAACTAAGTCAGTTCATGGATCAAACCAACCCCCTAGCAGAACTGACCCATAAACGCCGACTCAGTGCCTTAGGTCCTGGTGGTTTAACCAGAGAAAGAGCCGGTTTTGCAGTCCGGGATATTCACCCCAGCCACTACGGACGTATCTGCCCCATCGAAACCCCAGAAGGACCAAACGCAGGATTAATTGGTTCATTAGCTACCCATGCCCGTGTTAACCAATATGGATTCTTAGAAACACCATTTAGACCTGTCGAAAACGGACGAGTGTGCTATGAAAAAGCCGCTGTCTACATGACAGCAGACGAAGAAGACGATCTGCGGGTAGCACCAGGAGACATTCCCGTTGATGAAAATGGCCACATCATTGGACCCCAAGTACCAGTACGCTATCGCCAAGAATTTTCCACCACCACACCGGAACAAGTAGACTACGTAGCCGTTTCCCCAGTTCAGATTGTTTCCGTAGCTACTAGCATGATTCCCTTCTTGGAACACGACGACGCGAACCGGGCGTTGATGGGTTCTAATATGCAACGGCAAGCAGTACCTTTACTGAAACCAGAGCGTCCTTTGGTGGGAACAGGTCTGGAAGCTCAGGCTGCTAGAGACTCAGGGATGGTGATTGTTTCTCGTACCGATGGCGATGTGGTGTATGCAGATGCTAACGAAATTCGTGTTAGAGTCCGAGAGAGAACAGGTGACAGGTCACAGGTGCTACGCCACGGTGACAGTGAAGAAACTTCTTCTTTACCAGTTTCTAAACCCCAAGAAATTAAATATGTCTTGTCTAAATATCAACGTTCTAACCAAGACACCTGTTTAAACCAAAAACCTCTAGTTCGCATTGGGGAAAAGGTGGTAGCTGGTCAAGTGTTGGCAGATGGGTCTTCTACTGAAGGGGGAGAACTGGCGCTGGGACAAAACATCATCGTCGCTTATATGCCTTGGGAGGGCTATAACTACGAAGACGCGATTTTGATTTCCGAACGGTTGGTGCAGGATGATGTTTACACCTCTATTCACATTGAAAAATATGAAATTGAGGCCAGACAAACCAAACTTGGACCAGAGGAAATTACCAGAGAAATTCCCAACGTGGGGGAAGATGCTCTCAGGCAATTAGATGAACAGGGAATTATTAGAATTGGGGCTTGGGTAGAGTCTGGTGATATTCTAGTGGGAAAAGTTACCCCCAAAGGTGAGTCTGACCAACCACCAGAAGAAAAACTACTGCGGGCGATATTTGGTGAAAAAGCCCGTGATGTGCGGGATAATTCCCTGCGTGTTCCCAATGGAGAAAAGGGACGGGTGGTAGATGTGCGTTTATTCACCAGAGAACAAGGTGATGAACTACCACCAGGGGCGAATATGGTGGTGCGGGTGTATGTGGCACAAAAACGCAAAATCCAAGTTGGGGACAAAATGGCAGGGAGACACGGAAATAAAGGGATTATTTCTCGGATTCTGCCAGCGGAAGATATGCCTTACCTGCCTGATGGTTCACCGGTGGATATTGTGCTGAATCCTTTGGGTGTTCCTAGCCGGATGAATGTGGGACAGGTGTTTGAATGTTTGTTAGGTTGGGCTGGTCAAAACTTGGGAGTGCGGTTTAAGATTACTCCTTTTGATGAAATGTATGGGGAAGAATCTTCCCGCCGGATTGTCCACGGCAAATTGCAAGAAGCTAGGGATGAAACGGGGAAAAATTGGGTATATAACCCTGATGACCCTGGTAAAATCATGGTTTATGACGGGCGTACTGGCGAACCTTTTGACCGTCCGGTAACGGTGGGTGTGGCCTATATGCTGAAATTGGTGCATTTGGTGGATGATAAGATTCACGCCCGGTCCACTGGTCCTTATTCTCTCGTTACTCAACAGCCTTTGGGTGGAAAAGCGCAACAAGGTGGGCAAAGATTTGGAGAAATGGAAGTGTGGGCGCTGGAGGCTTTTGGTGCTGCTTATACTTTGCAGGAATTGTTAACAGTGAAATCTGACGATATGCAAGGTAGAAATGAGGCATTGAACGCCATTGTCAAGGGTAAAGCGATTCCTCGTCCGGGTACTCCTGAATCTTTCAAAGTGTTAATGCGAGAATTGCAATCTTTGGGTTTAGATATTGCGGTGCATAAGGTAGAAACCCAAGCGGATGGTAGTTCTTTGGATGTGGAAGTTGATTTGATGGCGGATCAAGGTTCTCGCCGGACTCCTCCCCGTCCTACTTATGAGTCACTTTCCCGTGAGTCCTTGGAAGAAGACGAATAA
- a CDS encoding GIY-YIG nuclease family protein produces MTTEIDIPALDTLEYVTYIDDNGELPVHFQSKIGVYAIFDKDKILQFVGYSRDVYLSCKQHLVRQPEKCYWLKVHTIERPNRTILEKIENAWIVENGSVPLGNGENQEKWTNPINTQALMTDEEKANYQNPLIDDLAKIKIIKNVARRVESEILAVLESRGVKTQIRFHPKLKEEGLLDLK; encoded by the coding sequence ATGACTACGGAAATTGATATTCCTGCTTTAGATACTTTAGAATATGTCACTTACATTGATGACAATGGAGAATTACCAGTACATTTTCAGAGTAAAATAGGAGTCTATGCTATTTTTGACAAAGATAAAATTCTACAATTTGTTGGTTATTCCCGTGATGTTTATCTTAGTTGCAAGCAGCATTTAGTCCGTCAACCAGAAAAATGTTATTGGTTAAAAGTTCACACAATTGAACGCCCTAACCGCACGATTTTAGAAAAGATTGAAAATGCTTGGATTGTTGAAAATGGTAGCGTTCCTTTAGGGAATGGAGAGAATCAAGAAAAATGGACTAATCCTATTAATACTCAGGCATTAATGACAGATGAAGAAAAAGCTAATTATCAAAATCCACTAATTGATGACTTGGCCAAAATTAAAATCATCAAAAATGTAGCTCGGCGAGTTGAATCGGAAATTTTGGCTGTTTTAGAATCAAGAGGAGTAAAAACTCAAATTCGTTTTCATCCTAAATTAAAAGAAGAAGGTTTACTAGATTTAAAATAA